Proteins from one Thioflavicoccus mobilis 8321 genomic window:
- a CDS encoding phosphatase PAP2 family protein, whose protein sequence is MSDQLLRLARAVSAFCEQDAVAGHLRGMNQRLLAVPVGLWIAFFVCALIFIGFPDIDLAVSGLFYMPGVGFTVRGDPLERLLYHSVEWLTLGGGLALIGTWGYSRFVGPVPWSLGGRELGLALLILALGPGLIVNGLLKEHWGRARPADIIQFGGDRAFSPAFVPTGQGGGSFSSGHVAAASFWTSVALLAKRRRGLWLGAALGYALLIGLARIAAGGHFLSDVVTSFFIVLILTVILRNLLYRTAPSRIVPSRRGEVPSTGPGRAPIVV, encoded by the coding sequence ATGTCGGATCAGCTGTTGAGGCTCGCACGAGCGGTGTCGGCGTTTTGCGAACAGGACGCGGTCGCCGGGCATCTGCGTGGCATGAACCAGAGGCTGCTGGCGGTGCCAGTCGGGCTCTGGATCGCCTTCTTCGTCTGTGCCCTGATCTTCATCGGGTTCCCGGACATCGACTTGGCCGTCTCGGGTCTATTCTACATGCCCGGAGTCGGCTTCACCGTCCGAGGCGACCCACTCGAGCGCCTCCTCTACCACTCCGTCGAATGGCTGACCCTTGGCGGCGGCCTCGCGTTGATCGGCACCTGGGGTTATAGCCGGTTCGTCGGGCCGGTTCCCTGGAGCCTCGGCGGCAGGGAACTGGGGCTCGCCCTGCTGATTCTAGCCCTGGGGCCTGGGCTGATCGTCAATGGCCTGCTCAAGGAGCACTGGGGGCGGGCGCGTCCGGCCGACATCATCCAGTTCGGGGGCGACCGCGCCTTCAGTCCAGCCTTCGTCCCGACGGGGCAGGGTGGTGGCTCGTTCAGCTCAGGCCATGTGGCCGCCGCCTCCTTCTGGACATCGGTGGCCCTGCTGGCCAAGCGTCGCCGCGGGCTGTGGCTGGGCGCGGCGCTCGGCTACGCCCTCCTGATCGGCCTCGCGCGCATCGCCGCCGGTGGACACTTCTTGAGCGACGTCGTGACGTCTTTCTTCATCGTCCTGATCCTGACGGTGATACTGCGCAACCTACTTTACCGCACGGCGCCGTCGAGGATCGTCCCGTCGCGGCGTGGCGAGGTCCCGTCAACCGGCCCCGGACGGGCGCCGATCGTCGTCTAG
- a CDS encoding Slp family lipoprotein yields MSLLAVLLVAGCATGVPEAIRQAPPGAVSVTDVQRGAPRFIGQSVRWGGTILAVRNREKATEIELLARALTAEGKPNAASAGEGRFLAEIAGFLDPAEYPEGRLLTITGRLVRTETRPVGDYRYTYPVVATQSRYLWPAQPQRLDVPYYAYPYPWHDPWYFPTYRPWHYPW; encoded by the coding sequence TTGTCTCTGCTCGCTGTGCTGCTGGTCGCCGGCTGCGCGACCGGAGTGCCAGAGGCGATCCGCCAGGCCCCGCCAGGTGCGGTCTCCGTCACCGACGTGCAGCGCGGCGCACCGCGGTTCATCGGTCAGTCCGTGCGCTGGGGCGGGACCATCCTGGCCGTACGCAATCGCGAGAAGGCCACCGAGATCGAGCTCCTCGCCCGAGCACTCACCGCCGAGGGCAAACCGAATGCCGCAAGCGCCGGGGAAGGCCGCTTCCTCGCCGAGATCGCCGGCTTCCTCGACCCGGCCGAATATCCCGAAGGCCGATTGCTGACCATCACTGGCCGGCTGGTGCGGACCGAGACCCGCCCGGTCGGCGATTACCGCTACACTTACCCTGTCGTGGCGACTCAAAGCCGGTATCTCTGGCCAGCGCAACCCCAGCGTCTCGATGTTCCTTATTACGCCTACCCCTATCCTTGGCACGACCCCTGGTATTTCCCAACCTATCGTCCTTGGCATTATCCCTGGTGA